In Podospora pseudopauciseta strain CBS 411.78 chromosome 3, whole genome shotgun sequence, one genomic interval encodes:
- a CDS encoding hypothetical protein (EggNog:ENOG503NY1M): protein MTIGNRSVSTRCDTVGYDGIGARASCPRSLLKALTAAYVEAQTVGNHSFISTLGRSAPNFLYIENNAVLGDLSHSSLAVPINPDFHRSIHDVEQCASVTEIIAATQEHPYVLHTRIIWQATPDNLAVTGISLIESVVTDEGDWLFNATGTLDLNKGEKWDVIPLAARESREQIQKLGDWYFDRFGDVGRGDVPWHAEPCYRLEGGLPARGTKKGEDCIHVMPGGIKVPYRRYVVDEEMGAVDVFMGFPGLDRTQGQAPMPDSHLFRVEGGKVRYCHTVSACVERGCGIGEIEWPERR, encoded by the exons ATGACCATTGGAAATCGAAGCGTGTCAACTCG ATGTGACACCGTCGGTTATGATGGCA TAGGAGCCCGCGCCTCCTGCCCGCGCTCCCTCCTGAAAGCCCTCACCGCCGCCTACGTGGAAGCCCAAACCGTAGGAAACCactccttcatctccaccctcgGCCGATCCGCCCCCAACTTCCTCTACATCGAAAACAACGCCGTCCTCGGCGacctctcccactcctccctcgccgtgCCCATCAATCCCGACTTCCACAGGTCGATTCACGATGTCGAACAGTGCGCTTCCGTCACTGAGATCATTGCCGCTACGCAGGAACATCCGTATGTTTTGCACACGCGGATTATCTGGCAGGCTACACCCGATAATCTAGCGGTCACGGGAATAAGCCTGATTGAATCGGTGGTTACAGACGAGGGGGACTGGCTTTTTAACGCGACTGGGACGTTGGATCTGAATAAAGGGGAGAAGTGGGATGTTATTCCGCTGGCGGCGCGGGAATCGAGGGAACAGATACAGAAGCTGGGGGATTGGTATTTTGATCGGTTTGGGgatgtggggaggggggatgtaCCGTGGCATGCTGAGCCTTGCTATcggttggaggggggattgCCGGCTAGGGGgacgaagaagggggaggattgTATCCATGTTATGCCAGGGGGGATCAAGGTGCCGTATAGACGGtatgtggttgatgaggagatggGAGCGGTGGATGTTTTTATGGGTTTTCCTGGGTTGGATAGAACGCAGGGACAGGCGCCCATGCCAGATAGCCATCTTTTtagggtggagggggggaaggtgagaTATTGTCATACTGTTAGTGCTTGTGTTGAGAGGGGGTGTGGGATTGGGGAGATAGAGTGGCCAGAGAGGAGGTAG
- a CDS encoding hypothetical protein (EggNog:ENOG503NWHC; COG:G), producing the protein MSGAGGPAFKDVDFSKSIQTPPDSPGKPKSKFTHKKTESWSKHFQNGNRRDGSWASVENKMAIPTSPGSHNTIEVPALRSPDADASQYMHNLSVSPSQKERRLSRNSFGAALPIPRSKRQSRLSSVTFPDVQEALRNASKENQRPGMPPIQPTREILVSQVQDVQSDKVKLAKNMAFVFDIDGVLVHGDRLIPEGKMVLDMLNGNNQLGIKIPHIFLTNGSGKPELARTEQLSKILQNPVNTEQFIQSHTPMRALAEYYNTVLVVGGEGYKCREVAEQYGFKDIIVPNDIVAWDESIAPYRVFTDEERASARPRDFSKVNIDAIMVFSDSRDYATDMQIIMDLLVSENGRLGTVAKDPVSQRIPIYFSQGDFLCPTEHPHPRMSQGAFRIGLEAMYKAHTGVDLERVVYGKPELATYKYADEVIASWMDVLHGEERIPENIYMIGDNPASDIVGGNMYGWNTCLVRTGVFQGGENDEENPANFGVFANVWEAVTAACRKQLGDDFKFKWDDRVNPVLHGNQSAIH; encoded by the coding sequence ATGTCCGGAGCAGGAGGCCCAGCGTTCAAGGACGTCGACTTTTCCAAGTCCATCCAGACACCCCCCGACTCTCCCGGCAAGCCAAAGAGCAAGTTCACACACAAGAAGACGGAGAGCTGGAGCAAGCACTTCCAGAATGGCAACAGGAGAGATGGCAGTTGGGCCAGCGTCGAGAACAAGATGGCCATCCCAACCTCGCCAGGTTCGCACAACACCATCGAGGTGCCTGCCTTGAGGTCGCCTGATGCCGATGCTTCCCAGTACATGCACAACCTCTCCGTGTCACCATCGCAGAAGGAGCGGAGACTATCCCGCAACTCGTTCGGCGCtgccctccccatccctcgCTCCAAGCGCCAGTCTCGCTTGAGCAGCGTCACGTTCCCCGATGTCCAGGAGGCCCTGAGAAATGCCTCCAAGGAGAACCAGCGCCCCGGCATGCCCCCAATCCAGCCCACCAGAGAAATCCTGGTTTCTCAGGTCCAGGACGTCCAGTCCGACAAGGTCAAGCTGGCCAAGAACATGGCCTTTGTCTTTGACATTGACGGTGTCCTGGTGCACGGTGACCGCCTGATCCCCGAGGGCAAGATGGTCCTCGACATGCTCAACGGCAACAACCAGCTCGGCATCAAGATCCCCCACATCTTCCTCACAAACGGCTCCGGCAAGCCCGAGCTGGCCCGGACAGAGCAGCTGTCCAAGATCCTCCAGAACCCCGTCAACACGGAGCAGTTCATCCAGTCGCACACCCCCATGCGCGCGCTGGCCGAGTACTACAACACCGttctcgtcgtcggcggTGAAGGGTACAAGTGCCGCGAGGTGGCCGAGCAGTACGGCTTCAAGGACATCATCGTCCCCAACGACATCGTCGCCTGGGACGAGTCCATCGCCCCCTACCGCGTCTTCACCGACGAGGAGCGCGCCTCCGCCCGCCCGAGGGACTTTTCCAAGGTCAACATTGACGCCATCATGGTCTTCTCCGACTCGAGAGACTATGCCACTGACATGCAGATCATCATGGATTTGCTTGTCAGCGAGAATGGCCGGCTCGGCACCGTAGCCAAGGACCCCGTCTCCCAGCGGATCCCCATCTACTTCTCCCAGGGCGACTTCCTCTGCCCGACCGAGCACCCCCACCCTCGCATGTCGCAGGGCGCGTTCCGCATCGGGCTCGAGGCCATGTACAAAGCCCACACGGGCGTTGACCTGGAGCGTGTGGTCTATGGCAAGCCCGAGCTGGCGACGTACAAGTATGCCGACGAGGTGATCGCCTCGTGGATGGACGTCCTtcatggggaggagaggatccCGGAGAACATCTACATGATTGGTGACAACCCGGCATCGGATATTGTGGGGGGAAACATGTACGGGTGGAACACTTGCCTGGTCAGGACGGGTGTTTTCCAGGGCGGGGAGAATGATGAGGAAAACCCGGCTAATTTCGGGGTGTTTGCTAATGTTTGGGAGGCGGTGACGGCGGCGTGCAGGAAGCAGCTGGGGGATGATTTCAAGTTTAAGTGGGATGATCGGGTGAATCCGGTGTTGCATGGGAATCAGTCTGCTATTCACTGA
- the GLD2 gene encoding Glycerol 2-dehydrogenase (NADP(+)) (COG:S; EggNog:ENOG503NZVM), producing MGEYLRPSPTTTTTTMASKTYTLNNGVKIPAVGFGTFANEGAKGETYRAVTKALEVGYRHLDCAWFYLNEDEVGDAIQDFLAKNPSVTRKDIFICTKVWNHLHEPEDVKWSFQNSCEKLKVDYIDLFLVHWPIAAEKNPDHTVKTGPDGKYIINKELTENPEPTWRAMEELADSGKARAIGVSNWTIPRLEQLLKLARIKPAVNQIEIHPFLPNTELIEFCFKNDILPAAYSPLGSQNQVPSTGETVRENAALNAVAKHSGHNLAQVLLAWGLRRGYIVLPKSSTPSRIESNFQIPELTDKEFNAIEDVARGRHVRFVNMKDTFGYDLWPGEKEQ from the coding sequence ATGGGAGAGTATCTGAGACCAtcaccgacaacaacaacgacaaccaTGGCATCCAAGACATACACCCTCAACAACGGCGTCAAGATCCCTGCAGTCGGCTTCGGCACCTTTGCCAACGAGGGAGCCAAGGGAGAAACCTACAGAGCCGTCACCAAGGCCCTCGAGGTGGGCTATCGACATCTCGACTGCGCGTGGTTCTACCTCAACGAagacgaggttggtgatgcaATCCAAGATTTCCTCGCCAAGAACCCTAGCGTAACGCGCAAGGACATTTTCATCTGCACCAAGGTCTGGAACCATCTCCACGAGCCCGAGGACGTCAAATGGAGCTTCCAAAACTCGtgcgagaagctcaaggtgGACTACATTGATCTCTTCCTCGTGCACTGGCccatcgccgccgagaagaaCCCAGATCACACCGTTAAGACCGGGCCTGATGGGAAAtacatcatcaacaaggaGCTGACCGAGAACCCGGAGCCAACATGGCGGGcgatggaggagctggccgacAGTGGCAAGGCGAGAGCCATTGGTGTGTCCAACTGGACGATTCCACGTCTTGAGCAGCTTCTCAAGCTTGCGCGCATCAAGCCGGCTGTCAACCAGATCGAGAttcaccccttcctccccaacacGGAGCTCATCGAGTTCTGCTTCAAGAACGACATCTTGCCAGCGGCCTATTCACCGCTCGGCTCGCAGAACCAAGTGCCATCAACAGGAGAGACTGTCAGAGAGAACGCGGCTCTCAATGCGGTGGCAAAGCACAGCGGGCACAACCTCGCGCAGGTGTTACTTGCTTGGGGTCTTCGTAGGGGTTACATTGTGCTGCCCAAGAGTTCCACGCCAAGCCGCATCGAGAGCAACTTTCAGATTCCCGAGCTGACCGACAAGGAGTTCAATGCTATTGAGGATGTTGCGAGGGGACGGCATGTGCGGTTTGTGAATATGAAGGACACGTTTGGGTATGACCTGTGGCCTGGCGAGAAGGAGCAATGA
- a CDS encoding hypothetical protein (EggNog:ENOG503P079; COG:S) yields the protein MVKIAVAAPGQVAREIIEVLVATGKHEVITLARRELAPEEIVEGTTPLKVDFHNPAELEKVLKGVHTVLSFVVVQNDPDGIAQKTLIDAAIAVGVKRFAPSEWFIARYTHLKWAASKVAIRDYLEEKNKDGKVIEYCLFQPGIFTDYHANENINKHLKTNDFLPIDFANYKLLAPGSLKPRLTATTVRDVANIVAKAIEYEGEWPKIGGIAGETLTLAEELAIGEKIRGKKFEVELLDVDSLRKGEWNGSWVKPLEHPSIQHLDEETRAAFSKAAFSGFLLALVDDELVVSDEWNRIFPDYKFTGIEEFVSKFWAGMP from the exons ATGGTCAAGATTGCCGTTGCCGCTCCGGGCC AGGTCGCTCGTGAGATCATCGAAGTTCTTGTCGCTACTGGGAAGCATGAAGTGATCACGCTTGCTCGCCGG GAACTTGCCCCAGAGGAAATTGTCGAGGGCACAACCCCACTCAAGGTCGACTTTCACAACCCAgctgagctggagaaggtcCTTAAGGGCGTCCATACTGTTCTCTCGTTTGTGGTTGTTCAGAATGACCCCGATGGCATCGCTCAAAAGACTCTCATTGACGCCGCCATCGCAGTCGGAGTCAAGCGCTTCGCTCCGAGCGAGTGGTTTAT TGCTCGCTACACTCATCTCAAGTGGGCCGCCAGCAAGGTGGCCATCCGCGACTATCtcgaagaaaagaacaaggaCGGCAAAGTCATCGAGTACTGTCTGTTCCAGCCTGGCATATTCACTGACTACCACGCCAACGAGAACATCAACAAGCATCTCAAGACGAACGATTTCCTCCCCATTGACTTTGCAAACTACAAGTTGCTCGCTCCCGGGAGTCTCAAACCCCGCTTGACGGCCACCACAGTCCGGGATGTCGCCAACATCGTCGCAAAGGCAATCGAATACGAAGGCGAGTGGCCAAAGATTGGAGGCATCGCGGGTGAAACACTTACGCTCGCCGAGGAGCTAGCGATTGGGGAGAAGATAAGAG GCAAGAAATTCGAAGTTGAGCTGCTGGATGTTGATAGCCTCAGAAAAGGAGAATGGAACGGTTCGTGGGTCAAACCACTTGAGCACCCCTCGATTCAACACCTTGACGAGGAGACGCGGGCGGCCTTCTCCAAGGCGGCGTTTTCGGGTTTTCTGCTTGCGTTGGTGGATGACGAGTTGGTGGTATCGGATGAGTGGAACCGCATCTTCCCCGACTACAAGTTTACAGGGATCGAGGAATTCGTCTCGAAGTTTTGGGCCGGGATGCCGTAG
- a CDS encoding hypothetical protein (EggNog:ENOG503NUT8) — protein MKVTSVVAAAAFGATTVSAGLSAEAASKHEEVMALKIKQWDAARASGLFGGSKLYKALFSTVPCRNGKAGEYSCNNVNLQAFLSHEDLGSASKAGNDVWGWTDKKSKREFGIVGQTDGVAFVEITGLGRLEYIGRLDTQTEIVSWRDIKVIGDYAYIGAEANNHGIQIFDLRKLLDVKPWWNPFFFKPKVFSKETDITLFDGVGATHNIVAHEETNMIYAVGGRSGANARNTPCAGGMFMVDVSNPLKPVSPGCIPQDGYVHDAQCVIYKGPSAAYKGREICFNFNEDTLTVMDVTNKSAPAVVSRTPYEGNAYSHQGWLIDENQSFLLLDDELDEQNKVGPAANGRTTTYIFNVANLEAPVNTGYYQSPAKSIDHNQYVIDGLTYQANYGSGLRVVDVSSVKVDPTGAKFKETGFFDCHPEDDDVNGVTEFLGTWSVYPYFKSGYILLNSIERGIFSLKYTGKKAAYKL, from the exons ATGAAGGTTACTTCCGTTGTCGCCGCTGCCGCTTTCGGCGCGACGACTGTCTCTGCCGGCCTCTCCGCCGAGGCCGCCAGCAAACATGAGGAAGTCATGGCTCTGAAGATCAAGCAGTGGGATGCCGCTCGCGCCTCCGGTCTCTTCGGTGGTTCCAAGCTCTACAAGGCCCTCTTCAGCACGGTTCCTTGCAGAAACGGCAAGGCCGGCGAGTACTCCTGCAACAACGTCAACCTCCAGGCTTTCCTCTCCCACGAGGATCTCGGCTCCGCCTCCAAGGCCGGCAACGATGTCTGGGGCTGGACCGACAAGAAGTCCAAGCGCGAGTTCGGTATCGTTGGTCAGACCGACGGTGTCGCCTTCGTTGAGATCACCGGTCTCGGTCGTCTCGAGTACATCGGCCGCCTCGACACCCAGACCGAGATCGTCTCGTGGAGAGATATCAAGGTCATTGGCGACTATGCCTACATTGGCGCCGAGGCCAACAACCACGGTATCCAGATCTTCGACCTCCGCAAGCTCCTCGACGTCAAGCCCTGGTGgaaccccttcttctttaAGCCCAAGGTCTTCAGCAAGGAGACCGACATCACCCTCTTCGATGGCGTCGGTGCCACCCACAACATCGTTGCCCACGAGGAGACCAACATGATCTACGCCGTCGGTGGCCGCTCCGGCGCCAACGCCCGCAACACCCCCTGCGCCGGTGGCATGTTCATGGTTGACGtttccaaccccctcaagcCAGTGTCCCCTGGCTGCATTCCCCAGGACGGTTACGTTCACGATGCCCAGTGCGTCATCTACAAGGGCCCCAGCGCCGCCTACAAGGGTCGTGAGATCTGCTTCAACTTCAACGAGGACACCCTCACCGTCATGGACGTCACCAACAAGTCGGCCCCCGCCGTCGTCTCCCGTACTCCCTATGAGGGCAATGCCTACTCTCACCAGGGCTGGCTCATTGATGAGAACCagtccttcctcctcctcgatgacGAGCTCGATGAGCAGAACAAGGTCGGGCCTGCTGCCAACGgccgcaccaccacctacaTCTTCAACGTTGCCAACCTCGAGGCCCCCGTCAACACTGGTTACTACCAGTCCCCTGCCAAGTCCATCGACCACAACCAATAC GTCATCGATGGTCTCACCTACCAGGCCAACTACGGCTCCGGCCTCCGCGTCGTCGATGTCTCCTCCGTCAAGGTCGACCCTACCGGCGCCAAGTTCAAGGAGACGGGCTTCTTCGACTGCCACCCggaggacgatgatgtcAACGGTGTCACCGAGTTCCTCGGCACCTGGTCCGTCTACCCCTACTTCAAGTCCGGctacatcctcctcaactccaTTGAGCGCGGTATCTTCTCGCTCAAGTACACCGGCAAGAAGGCCGCGTACAAGCTCTAA
- a CDS encoding hypothetical protein (EggNog:ENOG503PXY8): protein MKSIFSLAAAVALVGLSNSTPVPDATAAAHGPYHISGFFASKPHLSSGCRFEFNLTSPTLPSTPPVSCWASVELGFSGATWLGYVYQGLGHCDNERVDWTFNHPRGAETDRNDAVFNVTVDGVLGTYRVPKEDIYVNLNDERNPFDNDVSYSGPREFEIVDFPGGD from the exons ATGAAGTCGATTTTCTCCCTCGCTGCCGCTGTCGCCCTCGTCGGCCTGTCCAACAGCACGCCAGTCCCTGACGCAACAGCTGCCGCTCACGGCCCCTACCACATCTCAGGCTTCTTCGCCTCAAAGCCGCATTTGAGCAGTGGCTGCCG CTTCGAATTCAACCTCACATCCCCCACCcttccctccacccccccagtcTCCTGCTGGGCCTCAGTCGAGCTAGGCTTCTCAGGCGCAACCTGGCTGGGGTATGTGTATCAAGGACTAGGTCACTGCGATAACGAGAGGGTCGACTGGACGTTCAACCATCCCAGAGGGGCAGAGACGGATAGAAACGACGCGGTGTTTAATGTCACGGTTGACGGGGTGTTGGGGACGTATAGGGTGCCGAAGGAGGATATCTATGTGAATTTAAACGACGAGAGGAATCCGTTTGATAATGATGTCAGTTATAGCGGGCCGAGGGAGTTTGAGATTGTGGATTTCCCTGGGGGGGACtag
- a CDS encoding hypothetical protein (COG:S; EggNog:ENOG503NW4H) has product MGSTGLFESFLGAIQASLSVLLVMTYGGIAGWLGLLDRKSSKKISKICVQLFLPALLITKVGSQLDLDSVSNYVPIVIWGVVCHIVSFGIGMLAQFGFGMPNWASVAILINNTTSYPLLLIGALQETGILDTLVMGDESSEEAVERAKSYFLVFSTISNCITFAVGPRLLEDTDSWDGEDRDGEDESGGGNHDDEEASADEQTRLLGNRNSSSSGRDNRQQNYTDEHPFFVSQKQWDGLSPRAQWWVSLVLSFFNAPLIGAVIGAVAGLAPPLHKAFFAPTQEGGIFTAWLTASLKTISQLFAPLPVLVTGLSLFNSIKEFRKSRKQGREDGKLRKIVPWGTVSFILLVRFVIWPAMSIGTIWLLATKTDWVGSDPILWFTMMLMPAGPSAQKLISLVQVTEGVGGEQEGAIARLLTISYIISPLLSLTVVGSLRACQGVLDG; this is encoded by the coding sequence atgggGTCTACCGGCCTCTTCGAATCTTTTCTCGGCGCCATCCAGGCCTCCCTCTCAGTCCTCCTCGTCATGACCTATGGCGGCATCGCGGGCTGGCTGGGACTTCTCGACCGCAAAAGCAGCAAGAAGATCTCCAAGATCTGCGTCCAGCTTTTTTTGCCTGCgcttctcatcaccaaagtCGGCTCTCAACTCGACCTCGACTCCGTCAGCAACTATGTCCCCATCGTCATCTGGGGTGTAGTCTGCCACATTGTCTCCTTTGGCATCGGCATGCTCGCCCAATTCGGTTTCGGAATGCCCAACTGGGCCTCGgtcgccatcctcatcaacaacaccacgaGTTACCCGCTCCTCCTCATTGGGGCACTACAAGAGACGGGAATTTTGGACACGCTGGTCATGGGAGATGAATCCAGCGAGGAAGCAGTCGAGCGCGCCAAGTCGTACTTTTTGGTGTTTTCAACAATCTCCAACTGCATTACTTTTGCGGTTGGTCCTCGTTTGCTCGAGGACACGGACTCGTGGGATGGCGAGGACAGggatggcgaggacgagAGCGGAGGCGGGAATcacgatgatgaagaagcgAGTGCGGACGAGCAGACTCGTCTCCTCGGGAACCGGAACAGCTCGTCGAGTGGGCGCGACAACCGGCAGCAGAACTACACGGATGAGCACCCTTTTTTTGTGTCGCAGAAGCAGTGGGATGGTCTCTCCCCTCGTGCCCAGTGGTGGGTGTCGCTCGTCCTGTCCTTTTTCAACGCCCCCCTCATTGGGGCGGTGATTGGCGCTGTGGCTGGCCTggctccccctcttcacaaGGCCTTTTTTGCCCCGACTCAAGAAGGCGGTATCTTCACCGCTTGGTTGACCGCTTCCCTCAAGACGATCAGCCAGTTGTTTGCGCCCCTGCCTGTCCTCGTCACTGGGCTTTCGCTGTTCAACTCGATCAAGGAGTTCCGCAAGAGCAGGAAACAAGGGAGGGAAGATGGGAAGCTGAGGAAGATTGTCCCCTGGGGTACGGTGTCGTTTATTCTGCTGGTGCGGTTTGTCATCTGGCCGGCGATGAGCATCGGGACGATTTGGCTGCTGGCGACGAAGACGGATTGGGTGGGGAGTGATCCTATTTTGTGGTTTACCATGATGCTTATGCCTGCGGGGCCATCGGCACAGAAGTTAATTAGTTTGGTGCAGGTtacggagggggtggggggtgagcAGGAGGGGGCGATTGCGAGGTTGTTGACGATTTCGTATATTATTAGCCCGTTGTTGAGTTTGACGGTTgtggggagtttgagggcTTGTCAGGGGGTTTTGGATGGGTGA
- a CDS encoding hypothetical protein (COG:Q; EggNog:ENOG503Q4B3): METITPWPLVAAIVGGLCWMATTVIWRLYFHPLSRFPGPKLTAVTLWYEFYWNVVKKGQFMWRVEEMHQRYGPIVRINPHELHILDPDFYDELYGCGVNSKRKLDKYEWWTRLAVASSSTFTTVPHDLHRLRRAALNPFFSVASVTKLEPLIKSKVEKLSARLDKIAQTGEVFRLDAALMALTMDVICDYSFGRDRKYLDKPDFELQFKEAVVGATGGCFLMMQFPWIPSLMERIPQSIVKRTSPGVAYMLARQEDMIKQVSPILAGTEGEKSGARSIFHALRDNENLPPSERTLKRMCDEATLLTGAGSETTGQTLTRMFFYLKHVPDALERFREELDVAIPSEQDIPSWSTLQQLPYLTAVIKEALRLSYGITTRLPRVAHEDIIYKQYVIPAGTPVSQTGCFILMDPTVFPEPHVFKPERWLDSGKRLDRYLVPFGKGSRACLGIRYGSTLAYAEMYLTAATIVKRFDWEMYETTLGRDIACHRDAFVALGAHDSPGVRATMSRRKL; the protein is encoded by the exons ATGGAGACAATCACACCTTGGCCGCTTGTGGCCGCCATCGTCGGTGGACTCTGCTGGATGGCTACCACCGTCATCTGGCGTCTTTACTTCCACCCACTGTCCAGGTTTCCCGGTCCCAAGTTGACAGCCGTAACACTCTGGTACGAGTTCTACTGGAACGTGGTCAAAAAAGGACAGTTCATGTGGAGGGTGGAAGAAATGCATCAAAGATACGGTCCAATCGTCCGAATCAATCCCCACGAGCTACACATTCTGGATCCAGACTTCTACGACGAGCTCTACGGATGTGGCGTCAACTCGAAGCGCAAGCTCGACAAGTACGAATGGTGGACCAGACTGGCTGTCGCTAGCAGTTCCACCTTTACGACCGTGCCACACGACCTACATCGACTTCGTCGGGCAGCCCTGAATCCCTTCTTCTCTGTGGCATCCGTCACCAAGCTGGAGCCGTTGATCAAGTCCAAAGTGGAAAAGCTTTCCGCTAGATTGGACAAGATTGCCCAGACGGGGGAGGTCTTCCGCCTTGATGCCGCACTCATGGCGCTGACCATGGACGTGATCTGCGACTACAGCTTTGGGCGCGACAGAAAGTACCTCGACAAGCCTGACTTCGAACTGCAGTTCAAGGAGGCCGTCGTCGGTGCGACGGGGGGCTGCTTTCTGATGATGCAGTTCCCTTGGATCCCGTCGTTGATGGAGCGGATCCCCCAATCCATCGTCAAAAGGACGAGTCCAGGCGTGGCTTACATGCTCGCCCGGCAAGAGGACATGATCAAGCAGGTCAGCCCGATACTTGCGGGGACCGAAGGAGAGAAGTCCGGCGCCCGTTCGATTTTCCACGCTTTGCGTGACAACGAGAATCTGCCACCGAGCGAGAGGACGTTGAAGCGAATGTGCGACGAGGCTACACTGTTGACTGGTGCTGGATCTGAGACTACAGGTCAGACGCTAACAAGGATGTTCTTCTACTTAAAGCACGTTCCGGACGCGTTGGAGCGATTCAGAGAAGAGTTGGATGTGGCCATACCAAGCGAGCAGGATATCCCTTCTTGGAGCACGTTGCAACAGCTTCCATATCTG ACAGCGGTAATCAAAGAGGCACTCCGGCTCTCCTACGGTATCACCACAAGGCTTCCTCGAGTCGCACATGAAGACATCATCTACAAGCAATATGTCATTCCTGCCGGTACCCCAGTTTCGCAGACTGGGTGCTTTATCCTAATGGACCCGACCGTTTTTCCTGAGCCGCATGTCTTTAAACCGGAGCGCTGGTTAGACTCAGGGAAGAGATTGGACAGATACCTGGTACCGTTTGGGAAGGGGTCGAGAGCTTGTCTTGGAATCAGGTACGGGTCGAC TCTAGCCTATGCTGAAATGTACTTGACAGCGGCCACAATTGTAAAGCGGTTTGACTGGGAGATGTACGAGACAACTTTGGGAAGGGACATTGCTTGCCATAGGGATGCTTTTGTGGCACTTGGAGCTCATGATAGTCCGGGGGTACGGGCTACAATGTCACGGCGCAAGCTTTAG